A genomic region of Colletotrichum destructivum chromosome 5, complete sequence contains the following coding sequences:
- a CDS encoding Putative short-chain dehydrogenase/reductase SDR, NAD(P)-binding domain superfamily: MTVAQGHHNLVSVTRLSPPVDTTQPYDPSTLSGKTVLITGGALGLGAAFAREWASHGANIIVGDVNPSAGEALVATLRTENPKGSHHFVACDVTSWDSQVAFFKEGARLSPDGAVDVVVANAGINDPAANHRFESPVPSATDPDAPTEPSNRIIDVNVTGLSYTAHLALFWLPRNGPSRDRCLVLVGSVAGVHHFPGQSPYTLSKHAVTGLFRSMRATAHLRHGIRLNMVCPYFVSGSSMFPAAAEAALLGGGAGGARFGDVVDATTRLVADEAIVGRALLVGPPVASDDGEDKTAAWDVYAEDYKDCEMFVWRWVRMLNTVEYLRGWTGWVGDALSILTRTVRGGR; this comes from the coding sequence ATGACAGTCGCACAGGGCCATCACAACCTCGTGTCCGTGACGAGACTCTCGCCACCGGTCGACACGACGCAACCCTACGACCCCTCTACCCTCTCAGGCAAGACGGTCctcatcaccggcggcgctctcggcctgggcgccgCCTTTGCCCGCGAGTGGGCCTCCCACGGGGCCAACATCATCGTCGGGGACGTCAACCCGTCCGCCGGCGAAGCCCTCGTCGCCACGCTGCGCACCGAAAACCCAAAGGGCTCCCACCACTTCGTCGCTTGCGACGTGACCTCCTGGGACTCGCAggtcgccttcttcaaggaGGGCGCCCGCCTCTCACctgacggcgccgtcgacgtcgtcgtggccaACGCAGGCATCAATGACCCGGCCGCCAACCACCGGTTCGAGAGCCCGGTCCCCTCGGCGACGGACCCGGACGCGCCCACCGAGCCCTCCAACAGGATCATCGACGTCAACGTCACGGGCCTGTCATACACGGCccacctcgccctcttctgGCTGCCGCGCAACGGGCCCTCCCGCGACAGGtgcctcgtcctcgtcggctccgtcgccggcgtccacCATTTCCCAGGCCAGTCGCCCTACACTCTGTCCAAGCACGCCGTGACGGGCCTGTTTCGGTCCATGCGCGCGACGGCCCACCTGCGCCACGGGATCCGGCTCAACATGGTCTGCCCCTACTTCGTCAGCGGTAGCAGCATGTTccctgccgccgcggaggcggcgctgcttggcggcggcgccggtggaGCGCGgttcggcgacgtcgtcgacgcgacgacgaggctcgtggcggacgaggccatcgtcggGCGGGCGCTGCTCGTGGGCCCTCCCGTCGCgagcgatgatggcgaggacAAGACGGCGGCATGGGACGTGTACGCGGAGGACTACAAGGACTGCGAGATGTTTGTGTGGCGCTGGGTGCGGATGTTGAACACGGTCGAGTACCTCAGGGGGTGGACCGGGTGGGTTGGGGATGCGCTTTCGATTCTGACGAGAACGGTGAGGGGCGGGAGGTGA
- a CDS encoding Putative zn(2)Cys(6) fungal-type DNA-binding domain-containing protein, whose amino-acid sequence MESAVDADALSAGATPRQRVTNACEACRAAKVKCQTSVQPGICRRCLEFKRECIFRTGPRTRRPRQSRLNQDAPRPPPPPGPSKTFSIDFEMPPADDSDDIENLAARHDKYFEDFLPASDMESIEVMLGLDDPGSGPYSSLSSPPSSGSGSGSGSGSGSGPSISMSNLGLKPQFNLDSAEKLLQTFRIMLKHFPCVALPPDATVMSLSKTKPFLLLAILSTASGSSALQGHTLYDEEFRKVLGLKFVAGGERTLELLQGLLIYTAWYPFHLRPKSRQAFHYVRMAAEILHDLELDHPPYQGVGMSAPLSPGQMEGIRAYLSCYYLVTAHVLPFLQYLRKTTLTDSRFAMAWARMSQVALSYTSWTATCCELLERGSALKGDHTLAWLARLLHITEEASETTKNVPRTEQAKQQTHFMLLGLESQLRDWQSQIPGSLGDVNSIKIAILFTEIFLLAGPVYRLTSVSKVGDPSLGPPIPAPRLERCLTLLRSFFDFIVNLDKAALIEMSSIDWGRFIQASIVAIRLSFPLPLCPEWDHARAREQLQFDSYLAKLSTHHEELTPSTKSMDVLSASKVVFAVIKRKYEGRVANIDTPVNKLPRSMRGCPMFDGSLDAYFPIWDQDAHQNGTHGLVPPIPDGTLTMANGQPVYADLWATMTMGWSDGVSDDPNQGLDLTQGQHTTLHLDPSFQETMHLGPSPTGTG is encoded by the exons ATGGAGAGTgctgtcgatgccgatgcaCTTAGCGCCGGCGCAACCCCACGACAGAGAGTGACCAACGCCTGCGAAGCATGCAGGGCGGCCAAGGTTAAGTGCCAGACCAGCGTGCAGCCCGGAATATGTCGAAG GTGTCTCGAGTTCAAGAGAGAATGCATCTTCCGTACCGGTCCAAgaacccgccgcccgcggcaGTCTAGATT GAACCAAGACGCCCCCAgaccccctccgcccccggGGCCGTCCAAGACCTTCAGCATTGACTTTGAGATGCCTCCAGCGGACGATTCCGATGATATCGAGAACCTCGCCGCACGACATGACAAGTACTTTGAGGACTTCTTGCCCGCTTCCGACATGGAGTCCATCGAAGTGAtgcttggccttgatgaccCCGGCAGCGGGCCCTACTCCTCCCTATCATCCCCACCGTCATCcggctcgggctcgggctcgggctcgggctcgggctcaGGCCCGTCCATCTCCATGTCGAACCTCGGCCTCAAGCCCCAGTTTAACCTCGActccgccgagaagctgctgcAGACCTTCCGCATCATGCTGAAGCACTTCCCCTGCGTGGCCCTCCCGCCCGACGCCACCGTCATGTCTTTATCTAAGACGAAGCCGTTTCTGCTTCTTGCCATTCTATCAACGGCTTCCGGATCTAGTGCGTTACAGGGACATACACTCTACGACGAAGAGTTTCGCAAGGTTCTGGGCCTCAAGTTTGTGGCTGGTGGCGAGCGGACCCTGGAGCTTCTTCAAGGCCTGCTCATCTACACTGCGTG GTACCCCTTCCACCTCCGCCCCAAGAGCAGACAAGCATTCCACTACGTCCGTATGGCAGCCGAGATCCTCCACGATCTCGAATTGGACCACCCGCCTTACCAAGGCGTGGGTATGTCCGCCCCACTGTCACCGGGCCAGATGGAAGGGATCCGCGCCTATCTTTCGTGCTACTACCTGGTTACAGCGCACGTGCTGCCCTTCCTGCAGTACCTCCGCAAGACGACTCTGACCGATTCCAGGTTCGCCATGGCATGGGCCAGAATGTCACAGGTGGCGCTCTCGTACACTTCCTGGACCGCCACGTGCtgcgagctcctcgagcgtGGCTCCGCCCTCAAAGGGGATCACACACTCGCGTGGCTTGCGAGGCTTCTGCACATCACCGAGGAGGCGTCCGAAACAACGAAGAACGTCCCGAGAACGGAGCAGGCGAAGCAGCAGACCCACTTCATGTTGCTCGGGCTTGAGAGCCAGTTGAGGGATTGGCAGAGCCAGATACCTGGCAGTCTAGGTGACGTCA ACTCCATCAAAATTGCCATTTTATTCACCGAAATTTTTCTCCTCGCCGGTCCCGTCTACCGACTCACCTCGGTGTCGAAAGTGGGAGATCCCTCCCTCGGCCCGCCTATCCCCGCCCCGCGCCTTGAGCGGTGCCTGACGCTCCTCCGCAGCTTCTTCGACTtcatcgtcaacctcgacaaggccgccctCATCGAGATGAGCTCCATCGACTGGGGCCGCTTCATCCAGGcctccatcgtcgccatccgcCTGTCCTTCCCGCTGCCGCTATGCCCTGAGTGGGACCACGCGCGGGCCCGAGAGCAACTGCAGTTCGACTCGTACCTCGCCAAGCTCTCCACGCACCACGAGGagctgacgccgtcgaccaaGAGCATGGACGTGCTGTCGGCGAGCAAGGTCGTGTTCGCGGTCATCAAGCGCAAGTACGAGGGTCGCGTGGCTAACATCGATACGCCGGTGAACAAGCTGCCGAGAAGTATGCGCGGCTGCCCCATGTTCGATGGGAGTCTGGACGCGTACTTCCCCATATGGGACCAGGACGCCCACCAGAACGGCACGCATGGGTTGGTACCGCCTATACCTGACGGGACTCTGACGATGGCCAACGGCCAACCTGTCTACGCCGACCTGTGGGCTACGATGACCATGGGCTGGTCGGACGGGGTGAGCGACGATCCGAATCAAGGTCTCGATCTGACCCAGGGGCAACATACGACGTTGCACTTGGATCCCTCGTTCCAAGAAACCATGCATTTGGGCCCGTCCCCCACCGGTACTGGATGA